A genomic region of Streptomyces rimosus contains the following coding sequences:
- the glgX gene encoding glycogen debranching protein GlgX, with product MPAPPLPGDPYRLGAHWDGSGTSFAVYSSAGAYGGSVELCLLDEVGERRVPMAVDCDIWHTYVPGARPGQGYGYRAHGPFAPGRGLRFDPTRLLLDPYARVLKPTGTRTLLPLVADTAYDWGDDRPPRHPWSRTILYETHVKGMTAQHPEVPPALRGTYAGLAHPAVTEHLTRLGVTAVELMPVHHFLSEPFLLDRDLANYWGYATIGFFAPHAAYSSAGHEGGQITDFKRMVKALHSAGLEVILDVVYNHTAEGPPDDPTLCFRGLANEIYYRLDPADPSRYLDTTGTRNTLNAGRPEVLRLIMDSLRYWVTEMHVDGFRFDLAATLARQYGYVDRLAAFFDLLYQDPVVGRVKLIAEPWDVGAPDSYQVGRFPPGWNEWNDRYRDTVRDFWRGRPAVGDLASRIAGSADLYAPERRGPDASINFATCHDGMTLTDLVTYARKHNEANGEQNRDGTDDNRSANYGVEGPTKDPAIVSVRERQRRNILATLLLSQGCTMLYGGDELGRTQGGNNNAYCQDNATSWYDWSTPTPLTDFVRRAVALQRVHPALQRTTFLTGTGNPPDITWYDRDGQPMSVARWQDPATRFLAFLLAGDRAAEPDTDVLVLLNSGADAVEFPVPGRAGAVYEVVLDTTAADGAPAASAALKAGDVCTVPARTVMVATAEVPGG from the coding sequence ATGCCCGCCCCTCCCCTGCCCGGTGACCCCTACCGCCTCGGCGCCCACTGGGACGGCTCCGGCACCTCCTTCGCCGTGTACTCCTCGGCGGGCGCGTACGGCGGTTCCGTCGAGCTGTGCCTGCTCGACGAGGTCGGGGAACGGCGGGTCCCGATGGCCGTGGACTGCGACATCTGGCACACGTACGTGCCCGGCGCACGCCCCGGCCAGGGCTACGGCTACCGCGCGCACGGCCCGTTCGCGCCCGGCCGCGGCCTGCGCTTCGACCCGACCCGGCTGCTGCTCGACCCGTACGCGAGGGTGCTGAAACCGACGGGGACACGCACGCTCCTGCCCCTCGTCGCCGACACGGCGTACGACTGGGGCGACGACCGGCCGCCGCGCCACCCGTGGTCGCGGACGATCCTGTACGAGACGCACGTCAAGGGCATGACGGCACAGCACCCCGAAGTGCCCCCGGCCCTCCGGGGCACCTACGCGGGCCTGGCCCACCCCGCCGTGACCGAGCACCTGACCCGCCTGGGCGTCACCGCGGTCGAACTGATGCCGGTGCACCATTTCCTCTCCGAGCCCTTCCTCCTCGACCGGGACCTGGCCAACTACTGGGGCTACGCCACCATCGGCTTCTTCGCGCCGCACGCCGCGTACAGCTCGGCGGGCCACGAAGGCGGCCAGATCACCGACTTCAAGCGCATGGTGAAAGCCCTCCACTCCGCCGGGCTAGAAGTCATCCTCGACGTCGTCTACAACCACACCGCCGAGGGCCCGCCGGACGACCCGACCCTGTGCTTCCGCGGCCTGGCCAACGAGATCTACTACCGGCTGGACCCCGCCGACCCGTCCCGCTACCTCGACACCACCGGCACCCGCAACACGCTCAACGCCGGCCGCCCCGAGGTACTGCGCCTGATCATGGACTCGCTGCGCTACTGGGTCACCGAGATGCACGTGGACGGCTTCCGCTTCGACCTGGCCGCCACCCTGGCCCGCCAGTACGGCTACGTCGACCGCCTCGCCGCCTTCTTCGACCTGCTCTACCAGGACCCGGTCGTGGGCCGCGTCAAACTGATCGCCGAGCCCTGGGACGTGGGCGCGCCCGACAGCTACCAGGTGGGCCGCTTCCCGCCCGGCTGGAACGAGTGGAACGACCGCTACCGCGACACTGTGCGCGACTTCTGGCGGGGCCGCCCCGCCGTCGGCGACCTGGCGAGCCGGATCGCCGGCTCCGCCGACCTGTACGCCCCCGAACGGCGCGGCCCCGACGCCTCCATCAACTTCGCCACCTGCCACGACGGCATGACCCTGACCGACCTGGTCACCTACGCGCGCAAACACAACGAGGCCAACGGCGAGCAGAACCGGGACGGCACGGACGACAACCGCTCGGCGAACTACGGCGTCGAGGGCCCGACAAAGGACCCCGCCATCGTCTCCGTCCGCGAACGCCAGCGCCGCAACATCCTCGCGACGCTCCTCCTGTCCCAGGGCTGCACGATGCTGTACGGCGGCGACGAACTCGGCCGTACACAAGGCGGCAACAACAACGCGTACTGCCAGGACAACGCAACAAGCTGGTACGACTGGTCGACCCCCACCCCCCTCACCGACTTCGTACGCCGGGCCGTCGCCCTCCAGCGCGTGCACCCCGCCCTCCAGCGCACCACCTTCCTCACCGGCACCGGCAACCCTCCCGACATCACCTGGTACGACCGCGACGGCCAGCCGATGAGTGTGGCGCGCTGGCAGGACCCGGCCACCCGCTTCCTGGCCTTCCTCCTCGCCGGGGACCGCGCCGCGGAACCGGACACCGACGTCCTGGTGCTGCTCAACTCGGGTGCGGACGCGGTGGAGTTCCCGGTGCCGGGGCGGGCCGGGGCGGTGTACGAGGTGGTGCTGGACACCACGGCGGCGGACGGCGCACCGGCGGCTTCGGCGGCGCTGAAGGCGGGCGATGTGTGCACGGTGCCGGCGCGGACGGTGATGGTGGCCACGGCGGAGGTGCCGGGCGGTTGA
- a CDS encoding DUF2165 domain-containing protein, with product MPAARPFQPLPLAATVLTGTVALYIALVAFGNITDFGTNQAFVQHVLAMDTTFKDPDLMWRAIESPTLQNIAYVLIIAWETATALVLIAGTALWARQLRGGTGLAGARRWSTVGLLMMLLLFGAGFMAIGGEWFAMWQSKSWNGLDAAARNVVLGGVALVVVNLRGAEER from the coding sequence ATGCCCGCCGCCAGACCGTTCCAGCCCCTGCCCCTCGCGGCGACCGTGCTCACCGGCACGGTCGCGCTCTACATAGCGCTCGTCGCCTTCGGCAACATCACCGACTTCGGCACCAACCAGGCGTTCGTCCAACACGTCCTGGCCATGGACACCACCTTCAAGGACCCGGACCTGATGTGGCGTGCCATCGAGTCGCCCACACTCCAGAACATCGCCTACGTCCTGATCATCGCGTGGGAGACGGCCACGGCGCTGGTGCTGATCGCGGGAACGGCACTGTGGGCACGGCAACTGCGCGGGGGCACCGGGCTTGCGGGGGCACGCCGCTGGAGCACCGTCGGACTCCTCATGATGCTGCTGCTCTTCGGGGCCGGGTTCATGGCGATCGGCGGGGAGTGGTTCGCGATGTGGCAGTCGAAGAGCTGGAACGGGTTGGATGCGGCGGCGCGGAATGTGGTGCTCGGGGGCGTTGCATTGGTGGTGGTGAATCTGCGGGGTGCGGAGGAGCGGTAG
- a CDS encoding DUF6980 family protein, with amino-acid sequence MTDHCCEMMQSQVNWSCDEHSSAFACPDALVLFIPKYREYGLIVHDGGSAKVGIGFCPWCGNRLPASQRDNWFDELESRGIDPDEDEIPAEFQDDRWIGMARRA; translated from the coding sequence ATGACTGATCACTGCTGCGAAATGATGCAGAGCCAGGTGAACTGGTCCTGCGATGAACACAGCTCCGCTTTCGCTTGCCCGGATGCCCTCGTCTTGTTCATTCCCAAGTACCGGGAGTACGGGTTGATCGTCCATGACGGCGGCAGCGCCAAGGTCGGAATCGGTTTCTGTCCGTGGTGTGGAAATCGGCTCCCCGCATCGCAGCGCGACAACTGGTTCGACGAACTGGAGAGCCGCGGGATCGATCCGGACGAGGACGAGATTCCCGCTGAGTTCCAGGACGACCGGTGGATCGGTATGGCGCGTCGGGCATGA
- a CDS encoding DUF7683 domain-containing protein has product MRIFVTEYRSDSDFPERQMDVTCIGLQAAAELVDVLVDRFVHVYPLNEEQVDALRELTGETFHPGGYEYFIEAVED; this is encoded by the coding sequence GTGAGAATCTTCGTCACCGAATACCGTAGCGACTCTGATTTCCCGGAGCGGCAGATGGATGTTACGTGCATCGGTCTGCAAGCCGCCGCTGAGCTGGTGGATGTCCTGGTCGACAGGTTCGTCCATGTGTATCCCTTGAACGAGGAGCAGGTGGACGCTTTGAGGGAGCTCACAGGAGAGACGTTCCATCCGGGCGGCTACGAGTATTTCATCGAAGCCGTGGAGGACTAG
- a CDS encoding FAD-dependent monooxygenase, which translates to MTKALIIGGGIAGAVTAMALQKAGVEAEVFEAYESGADDVGAFLVVFANGLEALRAIGAHGPVLANSFPAERVEFLSGTGKRLGERPLAGTVDETAMGPRTLTRATLYRVLHEEARRRGIPVRHGKRLVAAETVSDRRVVASFSDGSRAEGDLMIGADGIHSVVRKLIDPAAPRPRYTGQNTVCGYTRDIKPPSAPDTYTMIYGRRAFFGCTAAPDGEVWWFANAPGPERSRRDLAAVTADQWRQRLLALLADDHTPAAAVVRATGEHIIASHAYDLAVTPQWYSDTMVIIGDAAHAAAPNAAQGASMAIEDSIVLAKCLRDQHEPRRAFAAYEELRRARVERVVAHSARMTRRSAPGPIRRLVRDVMLPRSVGRGGDGADDWLTGYRVEW; encoded by the coding sequence ATGACCAAAGCTCTGATCATCGGCGGTGGGATCGCGGGAGCGGTGACCGCGATGGCTCTGCAGAAGGCGGGGGTCGAGGCGGAGGTTTTCGAGGCGTACGAGAGCGGGGCCGACGATGTGGGCGCGTTTCTCGTCGTGTTCGCCAACGGGCTGGAAGCGCTGCGCGCCATCGGGGCGCACGGGCCCGTCCTGGCCAACTCCTTCCCCGCCGAGCGGGTGGAGTTCCTGAGCGGCACGGGCAAACGGCTCGGTGAGCGGCCTCTGGCAGGCACGGTTGACGAGACCGCGATGGGGCCGCGCACGCTCACCCGCGCCACCCTCTACCGGGTGCTGCACGAGGAGGCGCGACGGCGCGGGATTCCCGTACGGCACGGGAAACGGCTCGTCGCCGCCGAGACCGTCAGCGACCGCCGCGTGGTGGCCTCCTTCTCCGACGGCAGCCGCGCCGAGGGCGACCTCATGATCGGCGCCGACGGCATCCACTCGGTCGTCCGCAAGCTGATCGACCCGGCGGCACCCCGCCCCCGATACACCGGCCAGAACACCGTCTGCGGCTACACCCGCGACATCAAACCGCCGTCCGCGCCCGACACCTACACCATGATCTACGGCCGGCGGGCCTTCTTCGGCTGTACGGCGGCGCCGGACGGCGAGGTGTGGTGGTTCGCCAACGCACCGGGCCCCGAGCGCTCCCGCCGCGACCTGGCCGCCGTCACCGCCGACCAGTGGCGACAGCGCCTCCTCGCCCTCCTCGCCGACGACCACACCCCGGCCGCCGCCGTCGTCCGCGCCACCGGCGAGCACATCATCGCCTCCCACGCCTACGACCTGGCCGTCACCCCGCAGTGGTACTCCGACACCATGGTGATCATCGGCGACGCGGCCCACGCCGCAGCCCCCAACGCCGCCCAAGGCGCCTCGATGGCCATAGAGGACAGCATCGTCCTGGCCAAGTGCCTACGCGACCAGCACGAACCCCGACGCGCCTTCGCCGCGTACGAGGAACTGCGCCGCGCCCGAGTGGAACGGGTAGTGGCACACAGCGCACGCATGACCCGCCGGTCGGCACCGGGACCGATACGACGGCTGGTCCGCGACGTGATGCTGCCGCGCAGTGTGGGGCGTGGGGGAGATGGTGCGGACGACTGGCTTACGGGGTATCGCGTGGAGTGGTGA
- a CDS encoding cytochrome P450 — MTETIPFEAVDGAVRPSEEVPVVDLSATGLSDTPLQQAMGLAREHGAVYRRRLHGHEALLVSSLELVTELADENRFAKGVSVALENVREFAGDGLFTAYNDEPNWAKAHDILMPAFALGSMRTYHPAMLKVARRVIGSWDRRAADGTPVDVPDDMTRMTLDTIGLAGFGFDFESFSRATMHPFVEAMVRCLEWSMKRLGREPDGDYTEEDAAFRADADYLASVVDEVIASRTGADGTPGEEAGDDLLGLMLGATHPADGTTLDLANIRNQVITFLIAGHETTSGALSFALYHLLKDPAALRLAQREADELWGDQTDPDPSFEDIGRLPYTRQVLNEALRLWPTAAAFSRQARTDTLLGGRIPLKAGQLVTVLTPMLHRDPAWGDNPELFDPTRFAPEAEAARSPHAYKPFGTGERACIGRQFALHEATMLLAMLVHRYRLIDHSDYRLSIKETLTLKPDGFTLTLARRTPADRAGLRAALAVLPGGAAEPDGTESGTDDGLPTRVRQDTALLLLHGTNYGTCRDFAERIADEATGLGFTTEVAPLDAATGALPTDRPVVIVTASYNGQPTDDAARFVEWLSGDEARAEGVPYAVLGVGDRNWAATYQRVPTLLDERLAALGAERLLPRGEADASGDLNGAVKAFTATLRTELLVRYGDPATIGASTPADATDASYTVREVTGGPLDALAARHGLQPMTVTEAYDLTAPGYPRVKRFLRLTLPEGVTYRTADHLAVLPANGAAAVERAAQVLGVSLEAVLDIRAGAGRGGRDTLPVDRPLTVRQLLTHHLELNARPTAAQRAVLADHNPCPPERAALQAIPDDDPRTTLDLIEEHPALRGVLPWPVLLDLLPALRIRHYSLSSSPAADPRHADLMVSLLPGGTGSGHLHTLRPGDTVLARVQPCREAFRLDPADPTPVILVAAGTGLAPFRGAVADRLAATQLAPALLYFGCDALEADYLHAEELQAAEAAGAVSLRPAFSARPVDGCRYVQHRIAAEAEEVGALLDAGARVYVCGDGNRMAPGVRAAFRELYAARTGATQEEAEVWLRELTAAGRYVEDVYVTG; from the coding sequence ATGACCGAGACGATCCCGTTCGAAGCAGTCGACGGCGCGGTGCGCCCGTCCGAGGAGGTGCCGGTCGTCGACCTGTCGGCCACCGGCCTCAGCGACACCCCCCTCCAGCAGGCCATGGGCCTGGCCCGCGAGCACGGCGCGGTGTACCGGCGGCGGCTGCACGGCCATGAGGCACTGCTCGTGTCCTCCCTGGAGCTGGTCACCGAACTGGCCGACGAGAACCGCTTCGCCAAGGGCGTCTCGGTCGCCCTGGAGAACGTCCGCGAGTTCGCCGGCGACGGCCTGTTCACCGCGTACAACGACGAACCGAACTGGGCCAAGGCGCACGACATCCTCATGCCGGCCTTCGCCCTCGGCTCGATGCGCACGTACCACCCGGCGATGCTGAAGGTCGCCCGCCGGGTGATCGGCAGCTGGGACCGGCGCGCGGCCGACGGCACACCCGTCGACGTCCCCGACGACATGACCCGGATGACGCTCGACACCATCGGCCTGGCGGGCTTCGGCTTCGACTTCGAGTCCTTCTCCCGCGCGACCATGCACCCCTTCGTCGAGGCGATGGTGCGTTGCCTGGAATGGAGCATGAAACGCCTCGGCCGGGAGCCGGACGGCGACTACACCGAGGAGGACGCTGCCTTCCGGGCCGACGCGGACTACCTCGCCTCGGTCGTGGACGAGGTCATCGCCTCCCGTACGGGTGCGGACGGCACCCCGGGCGAGGAGGCGGGCGACGACCTCCTCGGCCTGATGCTCGGCGCCACCCACCCCGCCGACGGCACCACGCTCGACCTCGCCAACATCCGCAACCAGGTCATCACCTTCCTCATCGCCGGTCACGAAACGACCTCCGGCGCGCTGTCCTTCGCCCTGTACCACCTGCTCAAGGACCCGGCCGCCCTGCGCCTGGCGCAGCGCGAGGCCGACGAGCTGTGGGGCGACCAGACCGACCCCGACCCGTCCTTCGAGGACATCGGCCGACTGCCCTACACCCGCCAGGTCCTCAACGAGGCGCTGCGCCTGTGGCCCACCGCCGCCGCCTTCTCCCGCCAGGCCCGTACGGACACCCTGCTCGGCGGCCGCATCCCACTGAAGGCGGGCCAGCTGGTCACCGTCCTCACGCCGATGCTGCACCGCGACCCGGCCTGGGGCGACAACCCGGAGCTGTTCGACCCCACGCGGTTCGCGCCGGAGGCCGAGGCGGCCCGCTCCCCGCACGCGTACAAGCCCTTCGGTACGGGCGAGCGGGCCTGCATCGGCCGCCAGTTCGCGCTGCACGAGGCGACGATGCTGCTCGCCATGCTGGTGCACCGCTACCGCCTCATCGACCACAGCGACTACCGCCTGAGCATCAAGGAAACCCTGACCCTCAAGCCGGACGGCTTCACCCTCACCCTCGCCCGGCGCACCCCCGCCGACCGCGCGGGCCTGCGCGCCGCCCTCGCCGTACTGCCCGGCGGAGCCGCGGAGCCGGACGGCACCGAGTCCGGTACGGACGACGGCCTGCCGACGCGGGTCCGCCAGGACACCGCCCTGCTCCTCCTCCACGGCACCAACTACGGCACCTGCCGCGACTTCGCCGAGCGCATCGCCGACGAGGCCACCGGCCTCGGCTTCACCACCGAGGTGGCCCCGCTGGACGCCGCGACCGGCGCGCTCCCCACGGACCGCCCGGTCGTGATCGTCACCGCGTCCTACAACGGACAGCCGACCGATGACGCGGCGCGCTTCGTCGAATGGCTTTCCGGCGACGAAGCCCGGGCCGAAGGCGTCCCCTACGCCGTCCTCGGCGTCGGCGACCGCAACTGGGCCGCCACCTACCAGCGCGTGCCCACGCTTTTGGACGAGCGGCTGGCCGCCCTCGGCGCCGAGCGGCTCCTCCCGCGCGGCGAGGCCGACGCATCCGGCGACCTGAACGGCGCCGTCAAGGCGTTCACGGCCACCCTGCGCACCGAACTGCTCGTACGCTACGGCGATCCCGCGACCATCGGCGCGAGCACACCGGCCGACGCCACGGACGCGTCCTACACCGTCCGCGAGGTCACCGGCGGCCCCCTGGACGCACTCGCCGCCCGCCACGGCCTCCAGCCGATGACCGTCACCGAGGCGTACGACCTCACCGCCCCCGGCTACCCGCGCGTCAAGCGCTTCCTGCGCCTCACCCTCCCCGAAGGCGTTACGTACCGTACGGCCGACCACCTCGCCGTACTTCCCGCCAACGGCGCGGCGGCGGTCGAACGCGCCGCGCAGGTGCTGGGCGTATCACTGGAAGCGGTCCTCGACATCCGCGCGGGCGCTGGTCGCGGCGGCCGGGACACGCTCCCCGTGGACCGCCCGCTCACGGTACGTCAGCTCCTCACCCACCACCTGGAGCTGAACGCCCGACCGACTGCCGCGCAACGGGCGGTGCTCGCCGACCACAACCCCTGTCCGCCCGAGCGTGCCGCCCTCCAGGCCATCCCCGACGACGACCCGCGCACCACCCTGGACCTCATCGAGGAACACCCGGCCCTGCGCGGTGTGCTGCCCTGGCCGGTACTCCTCGACCTGCTCCCGGCCCTGCGCATCCGCCACTACTCCCTCTCGTCCTCGCCCGCCGCCGACCCCCGCCACGCCGACCTGATGGTCTCGCTGCTCCCCGGCGGCACCGGCTCCGGCCACCTGCACACACTGCGGCCCGGCGACACGGTCCTGGCCCGGGTCCAGCCCTGCCGGGAGGCGTTCCGCCTCGACCCGGCCGACCCGACACCGGTCATCCTGGTAGCGGCCGGCACCGGCCTGGCGCCCTTCCGGGGCGCGGTCGCCGACCGCCTGGCCGCCACCCAACTTGCCCCTGCTCTGCTCTACTTCGGCTGCGATGCCCTCGAAGCCGACTACCTGCACGCCGAAGAACTCCAGGCCGCCGAGGCAGCCGGGGCCGTGTCCCTGCGCCCCGCGTTCAGCGCCCGCCCGGTGGACGGCTGCCGTTACGTCCAGCACCGCATCGCCGCCGAGGCGGAGGAAGTGGGGGCGCTGCTGGACGCCGGAGCCCGGGTGTACGTCTGCGGCGACGGCAACCGGATGGCCCCGGGCGTACGCGCCGCCTTCCGCGAGCTGTACGCGGCCCGTACCGGCGCCACGCAGGAGGAGGCCGAGGTCTGGCTGCGAGAGCTCACGGCGGCCGGCCGGTATGTGGAGGATGTCTATGTGACGGGGTGA